In Dyadobacter sp. NIV53, a single window of DNA contains:
- a CDS encoding M20/M25/M40 family metallo-hydrolase, with amino-acid sequence MKILSRCLFLILLISGNMGMAQTKDPVIDGIVKEATENSQLEKLAHELMDVIGPRLVGSPQMMQAHEWAVAKYKGWNITAKNEKWGEWRGWERGVSHIDMVSPRVKSLEGMQLAWSPSTAGKDVIAEVIIIPDLADSLAFAKWIPAVKGKFVMISMLQPTGRPDYNWEEFGTKDSFAKMKKERDEKTEAWTKRITKTGYTTRTIAVALEKAGAVGIVTSYWSKGFGANKIFGAATKKIPTVDISLEDYGLLYRLTESGHTPKISVRGDAKETGIVPTFNTIGEIKGTEKPDEYVILSAHFDSWDGGSGATDNGTGTIVMMEAMRILKKMYPNPKRTILVGHWGSEEQGLNGSRAFVEDHPEIVKNIQAVFNQDNGTGRVVNISGQGFLNSYDYLGRWLTKVPEAIKTPIETKFPGAPGGGGSDFASFVAAGAPAFSLSSLNWSYGTYTWHTNRDTYDKVVFDDVRSNAILAAIMAYQASEDPAKTSRDKIILPLNAKGEPGVWPEQKKPTRKGGLD; translated from the coding sequence ATGAAAATATTATCCAGATGCCTTTTCCTTATTCTGCTGATTTCCGGCAACATGGGCATGGCACAAACGAAAGATCCGGTTATTGACGGAATAGTAAAGGAAGCTACTGAAAATTCCCAGCTTGAGAAACTGGCTCATGAGTTAATGGATGTTATCGGCCCGCGACTGGTAGGTTCGCCGCAAATGATGCAGGCGCACGAATGGGCCGTAGCCAAATACAAAGGCTGGAACATTACAGCAAAAAATGAGAAATGGGGCGAATGGCGTGGATGGGAGCGGGGTGTTTCTCATATTGACATGGTATCTCCAAGAGTAAAGTCACTGGAAGGAATGCAGCTTGCTTGGAGCCCGTCAACAGCAGGAAAGGATGTAATTGCCGAGGTGATTATTATTCCTGATCTGGCTGATTCGCTTGCTTTTGCAAAATGGATACCGGCTGTAAAGGGCAAATTTGTCATGATCAGCATGTTACAGCCTACCGGCCGGCCTGATTACAACTGGGAGGAGTTTGGTACCAAGGATTCATTTGCAAAAATGAAAAAGGAACGTGACGAGAAAACAGAAGCCTGGACAAAACGGATTACCAAAACAGGTTATACTACCCGGACAATAGCAGTTGCTTTAGAAAAAGCGGGTGCAGTGGGTATAGTAACTTCCTACTGGTCAAAAGGGTTTGGGGCGAATAAGATTTTTGGTGCAGCAACCAAAAAAATCCCGACTGTTGATATTTCCCTAGAAGATTACGGTTTATTATACCGCCTGACAGAATCAGGACATACACCAAAAATCAGTGTACGCGGTGATGCAAAAGAAACGGGTATAGTACCCACTTTTAATACGATTGGTGAAATAAAAGGAACTGAGAAACCGGATGAATACGTAATCCTGTCTGCTCATTTTGATTCGTGGGATGGCGGTTCCGGCGCAACGGATAATGGAACGGGTACCATTGTAATGATGGAAGCGATGCGGATTCTGAAAAAAATGTACCCAAATCCAAAGAGAACGATTCTGGTTGGTCATTGGGGAAGTGAAGAGCAGGGACTGAACGGTTCGAGGGCATTTGTGGAAGATCACCCGGAAATTGTTAAAAATATTCAGGCTGTTTTTAATCAGGATAATGGTACAGGAAGGGTGGTGAATATTTCAGGGCAAGGCTTTTTGAATTCTTATGATTATCTGGGACGCTGGTTAACCAAAGTGCCGGAAGCAATTAAAACACCAATAGAAACCAAATTTCCGGGTGCTCCGGGTGGCGGAGGCTCCGATTTTGCGTCGTTCGTAGCTGCCGGTGCTCCTGCATTTTCACTAAGTTCTTTAAACTGGTCGTATGGAACTTACACCTGGCATACCAACCGCGATACGTATGATAAAGTGGTGTTTGATGATGTGCGCAGTAACGCAATTCTGGCTGCTATTATGGCTTATCAGGCAAGTGAAGATCCTGCAAAAACTTCTCGGGACAAGATTATTTTACCATTAAATGCTAAGGGTGAACCGGGAGTCTGGCCGGAACAGAAGAAACCAACGCGTAAAGGAGGGCTTGATTAA
- a CDS encoding M1 family aminopeptidase has translation MRAFILFFNLLICNMVYAQKDGHISEISDISDIAKSEQESHRKLVNAHKNSALANASVNFDVQYYRAEWEVDPAINYIRGKLTAYYIMKAHDNFISFDLDNALSVSSVQQRNTSLAISHTNNTLQIIFPASVAIGTLDSVSINYEGAPPSSGFGSFILSSHGSPSVPAMWTLSEPYGSSDWWPCKNGLDDKADKGIDIYITHPVAYKAAANGLLQSETAVPGGKTRTHWKHIYPIASYLVCFAVTNYTVFNNSVLIGSVNLPMLTYCYPENLASFQAGTQNTLDALQFFSNRFSTYPFINEKYGHVQFGWGGGMEHQTNSFMVSVDEKLVAHELGHQWFGDKITCGTWEDIWLNEGFATHLASMYMENKYPSSAIAIRANEIAQITALAGGSVRVDDVNDVNRIFNSRLSYTKGSHLLYMLRWILGEEVFFEGIRNYQNDASLAYHFAGTADLKSHLEAVSGKDLTYFFDQWYSGQGYPSYQLEWYTNGNSVQFNMKQTTSHTSVSFFKLPVPLLFKNATTGQQKLVVANNTFSNQNFSENLGFEAESVTIDPEFWLITRNNSTTKITTPLPVTFTYTKVACNENKVEISWGTSSELNADYFEIQKSVNALNWEKIGSVDAAGNSEKSKNYSFTDPFVSSQKSYYRIVENDRDGKVQYTRILEKSCSAFQESPLMILPNPTDNQLKISLASSKNAIIEASIYDIFGRLILSKNEIKLDNDGLGSVSVSVLHAGLYVLKIRSDNELLSKSVKFVKE, from the coding sequence ATGCGCGCATTTATACTGTTTTTTAACTTGCTGATCTGTAACATGGTATATGCTCAGAAAGATGGGCATATATCTGAAATAAGCGACATATCGGATATTGCTAAAAGTGAGCAGGAAAGCCATCGCAAACTGGTTAATGCGCATAAAAACTCTGCGCTGGCTAATGCATCAGTCAATTTTGATGTACAGTATTATCGGGCAGAGTGGGAGGTAGACCCGGCCATTAATTATATCAGGGGGAAACTGACGGCCTATTATATCATGAAAGCCCATGATAATTTTATTTCTTTTGATCTTGATAATGCCCTTTCCGTTTCCAGCGTTCAGCAGCGAAATACCTCACTTGCCATTTCACACACCAATAATACATTACAAATTATTTTTCCGGCTTCGGTTGCTATTGGAACGCTTGATTCTGTTAGCATAAATTATGAGGGCGCACCACCAAGTTCAGGCTTTGGCTCCTTTATTCTTTCATCACACGGCAGTCCGTCAGTTCCGGCTATGTGGACGCTGAGCGAACCATATGGCAGCAGTGACTGGTGGCCATGCAAAAACGGACTGGATGACAAAGCGGATAAAGGGATAGATATTTATATAACCCATCCTGTTGCTTACAAAGCCGCTGCAAATGGATTGTTACAAAGTGAAACGGCAGTTCCTGGCGGGAAAACACGAACGCACTGGAAGCATATTTACCCTATTGCGAGTTATCTGGTTTGTTTTGCTGTTACAAATTATACGGTGTTCAATAATAGCGTTTTGATCGGATCAGTTAACCTTCCGATGCTTACTTACTGCTACCCTGAGAATCTCGCTTCATTTCAGGCCGGAACACAAAATACGCTGGATGCATTACAATTTTTCAGCAACCGTTTTAGCACTTATCCTTTTATAAATGAAAAATACGGTCATGTACAATTTGGCTGGGGCGGCGGTATGGAGCATCAGACTAATTCATTCATGGTTAGTGTTGATGAAAAGCTCGTTGCCCATGAATTGGGCCATCAATGGTTTGGAGACAAAATCACTTGCGGAACCTGGGAAGATATCTGGCTGAATGAAGGATTTGCTACACATCTGGCCAGTATGTATATGGAAAACAAATATCCGTCCAGTGCCATAGCGATACGCGCAAATGAAATTGCACAAATTACTGCTCTGGCCGGTGGTTCCGTTCGGGTTGATGATGTAAATGATGTGAACCGGATTTTTAACAGCCGTTTAAGTTATACCAAAGGATCGCATTTGTTATATATGCTCAGATGGATTTTGGGTGAAGAAGTTTTTTTTGAAGGAATACGGAATTACCAGAATGACGCTTCCCTTGCATATCATTTTGCCGGAACCGCAGATCTCAAAAGCCATCTGGAAGCAGTCAGTGGAAAAGATTTGACCTACTTCTTTGATCAGTGGTATTCCGGACAGGGATATCCGTCTTATCAGCTGGAATGGTATACAAACGGGAATTCGGTTCAGTTTAATATGAAACAGACCACATCGCACACTTCTGTTTCCTTTTTTAAATTGCCGGTTCCGTTATTATTTAAAAATGCTACAACCGGACAGCAAAAACTGGTAGTTGCGAATAATACATTCAGTAATCAGAATTTTAGTGAAAACCTGGGCTTTGAAGCAGAGTCAGTAACTATCGACCCGGAATTTTGGCTCATTACCCGAAACAATTCAACAACAAAAATAACAACGCCATTACCAGTTACATTTACGTATACCAAAGTGGCCTGCAATGAAAATAAGGTCGAAATTTCCTGGGGAACTTCCAGTGAGCTGAATGCTGATTATTTCGAAATACAAAAAAGTGTGAATGCTTTAAACTGGGAAAAAATTGGTTCTGTGGATGCAGCCGGCAATAGTGAGAAATCGAAAAACTATTCATTCACTGATCCATTCGTTTCTTCGCAGAAATCTTATTATCGGATTGTTGAAAATGACCGGGACGGCAAAGTGCAATACACACGTATTCTGGAAAAAAGTTGTTCAGCATTCCAGGAAAGTCCGCTGATGATTTTACCCAATCCAACAGATAATCAACTCAAAATCAGTTTAGCAAGTAGTAAAAACGCTATTATTGAAGCCAGTATCTATGACATTTTCGGGAGATTAATTTTAAGTAAAAATGAAATTAAACTGGATAATGATGGGCTTGGCTCGGTGAGTGTTTCGGTGTTACATGCAGGTTTGTATGTTTTGAAAATAAGATCTGATAATGAATTGCTTTCCAAATCTGTGAAATTTGTTAAGGAATGA
- a CDS encoding glycoside hydrolase family 105 protein, giving the protein MTGILSYLKPNASLIAATVLLASITTASFAQRNETKANDSNTPLHLLQPDYPVPYGIVKKENIVADLTRIYEYLNKVTPAAFVDSKTGKQVTDLTKIDQNTALQKGDYRIVSYEWGVTYGAMLLASKATGDPKFKEYSDSRLKFIAESVPFFKKTSLEHADWATAGPLRGLVDPHALDDCGAMCAAMIRATRAGTTGNFRPLIDSHIDYILNKEHKLKDGTLARMRPQPNTIWLDDLFMAVPALAQMGKLTGEKKYYDEAVKQVLQISDRMFNKSKAVYMHGWVEGMTEHPQFHWARANGWGILTKVELLDVLPENHPGRPKILALLKEHVRGLASYQSGSGFWHQLLDRNDSYLETSATAIYAYSIAKAINNGWIDGLTYAPMTLLAWNAVSTKINKEGQVEGTCVGTGMGFDPAFYYHRPISPFAAHGYGPVIMAGSEIISLLNNKSFEINDSSVQLLQKK; this is encoded by the coding sequence ATGACCGGAATACTTTCCTATTTGAAACCGAATGCTTCTTTAATCGCGGCTACGGTATTATTAGCCAGTATCACAACGGCTTCTTTCGCGCAAAGGAACGAGACCAAAGCCAACGATTCCAATACACCGCTACACCTTTTACAACCAGATTATCCGGTTCCTTATGGCATTGTAAAAAAAGAAAATATTGTTGCCGACCTGACCAGGATTTATGAATATTTAAACAAAGTAACGCCGGCTGCTTTTGTGGATTCTAAAACCGGGAAACAGGTAACGGATCTTACTAAAATTGACCAGAACACCGCACTTCAAAAAGGCGATTACAGGATTGTCAGTTATGAATGGGGTGTTACTTATGGCGCTATGTTGCTGGCAAGCAAGGCTACCGGCGATCCAAAGTTTAAAGAATATTCCGATTCGAGATTAAAATTCATAGCTGAATCTGTACCGTTTTTCAAGAAAACAAGCCTGGAACATGCGGATTGGGCAACAGCCGGCCCATTACGCGGCCTGGTTGATCCTCATGCCCTGGACGACTGCGGTGCAATGTGTGCGGCGATGATCAGAGCTACACGTGCAGGCACTACCGGTAATTTTCGCCCCTTAATTGACAGCCATATTGACTATATCCTGAATAAAGAACATAAACTGAAAGATGGCACACTGGCCAGAATGCGGCCGCAACCTAATACGATATGGCTGGATGATTTGTTTATGGCTGTACCTGCTCTGGCTCAAATGGGAAAACTGACAGGTGAAAAAAAGTACTATGATGAAGCTGTAAAGCAGGTTTTGCAAATTTCAGATCGCATGTTCAACAAAAGCAAAGCCGTATACATGCATGGCTGGGTTGAAGGCATGACAGAACATCCGCAATTTCACTGGGCGAGGGCAAACGGATGGGGAATCCTTACAAAAGTCGAGCTGTTGGATGTACTTCCTGAAAACCATCCCGGCCGCCCGAAAATACTGGCATTGCTGAAAGAACACGTTCGCGGACTGGCTTCATATCAGTCAGGATCGGGTTTCTGGCATCAGTTACTGGATAGAAATGACTCGTATCTGGAAACGTCCGCAACGGCCATTTATGCTTATTCAATTGCAAAAGCGATCAATAATGGCTGGATTGACGGACTTACTTATGCACCTATGACACTTTTGGCCTGGAATGCCGTTTCAACTAAAATCAATAAAGAAGGGCAAGTGGAAGGGACCTGCGTTGGAACCGGTATGGGCTTTGACCCGGCATTTTATTATCATCGCCCGATCAGCCCTTTTGCAGCACATGGATACGGCCCGGTAATTATGGCCGGTTCAGAAATTATCAGTTTACTGAATAACAAATCATTTGAAATTAATGACAGTTCGGTTCAGTTGTTGCAGAAGAAGTAG
- a CDS encoding M17 family metallopeptidase — translation MDLMNAPGNYKTPDTLAEWALESGRKNNYKVSVFDKETLLALGMHALLSVSKGSDQPPVMIVTDYQPEKYEKTIALVGKGVTFDTGGISIKGSANMHLMKSDMGGAGAVLGIVELAAQLKLPVRIIGVIPSTENCVDGSSTKPGDVIGSYSGKTIEVIDTDAEGRLILADGLSYAVRQYKPDVVIDLATLTGSVIQTLGYEAAGLFTPNDSLANELTLAGEKTGERLWRLPVWDEYKEEISSDVADLKNYHGKPLAGAIVAAKFLEVFTDEHTSWAHLDIAGTAFGDIEFAPGRSGTAYGVRLLREFLMQQ, via the coding sequence ATGGATTTGATGAATGCACCGGGTAATTACAAAACTCCTGATACATTGGCTGAATGGGCGCTGGAATCGGGCCGGAAAAACAATTACAAAGTGTCTGTTTTTGATAAGGAAACTTTACTGGCATTGGGGATGCACGCATTGCTTTCTGTAAGCAAGGGAAGCGACCAGCCACCGGTGATGATCGTAACAGATTATCAGCCTGAAAAGTATGAAAAGACAATAGCTTTGGTGGGAAAGGGCGTGACGTTTGATACAGGTGGTATTTCTATTAAAGGCTCTGCCAACATGCATTTGATGAAAAGCGATATGGGCGGAGCTGGTGCAGTACTGGGAATTGTTGAACTCGCGGCACAGCTGAAACTTCCGGTCCGTATCATTGGTGTTATTCCTTCCACAGAAAACTGTGTGGACGGCTCATCTACAAAACCCGGTGATGTGATTGGTTCTTACTCAGGAAAAACCATTGAAGTGATTGACACTGACGCCGAAGGAAGGCTGATTTTGGCTGACGGGTTAAGTTATGCAGTCCGCCAATATAAGCCGGATGTTGTAATAGATCTGGCAACATTGACCGGAAGTGTGATACAAACGCTGGGTTATGAAGCAGCCGGGCTATTTACTCCTAATGATTCATTAGCAAACGAATTGACACTGGCAGGTGAAAAAACCGGCGAACGTCTGTGGCGGTTGCCGGTTTGGGACGAATACAAAGAGGAGATTTCTTCGGATGTGGCTGACCTGAAAAACTACCATGGAAAACCGTTGGCAGGAGCCATTGTTGCAGCCAAATTTCTGGAAGTTTTTACGGATGAACATACTTCCTGGGCACATCTGGATATAGCTGGAACCGCTTTCGGGGACATAGAGTTTGCGCCTGGCCGGTCTGGTACAGCTTATGGAGTACGTTTATTAAGAGAGTTTTTAATGCAGCAATGA
- a CDS encoding acetyl-CoA carboxylase biotin carboxylase subunit family protein → MTQTLTFLCISTFFKGNDFLKACKNAGNTVYLLTAKKLENKPWVRDSVDEFFYVEEGEDGTYNMDQIISGLAYVMRSRPIDRIVALDDFDVEKAAHLREYFRIPGMGQTTGRYFRDKLAMRTKAAESGILVPGFSSLFNDDEINRFIEKYPGPWMIKPRSEASATGIKKMHHVDELWETIHSLGDKRHAYLIEQFKPGDVYHVDSISYNGRVIFSWNSKYLAPPFDVAHGGGIFRSVTVPFDSSEEHALETLAVDLLKAFGLKHSASHTEVIRCYDDGKYYFLETSSRVGGANLSEMVEASSGINLWKEWAKMETAEAKGENYKLPPVRKDYSGIIISLARVEWPDLSVFHDPEIVWRMDEPYHVGLVVRAKTREKVIELLDKYAEIIQSEYHASAPAPDKPSH, encoded by the coding sequence ATGACTCAAACTCTAACCTTTCTTTGCATATCAACGTTTTTTAAAGGAAATGACTTTCTCAAAGCCTGCAAAAATGCTGGAAATACAGTCTATTTGCTAACTGCTAAAAAGCTCGAAAACAAGCCATGGGTCCGGGACTCCGTAGATGAGTTTTTTTATGTAGAAGAAGGGGAAGATGGTACCTATAACATGGATCAGATCATTAGCGGACTGGCCTATGTGATGCGTAGCAGGCCAATTGACAGGATTGTTGCCCTGGACGATTTTGATGTGGAAAAGGCTGCACATTTAAGAGAATATTTCAGGATTCCGGGAATGGGGCAAACCACAGGCCGGTATTTTCGTGACAAACTTGCGATGCGTACCAAAGCTGCTGAATCGGGGATTCTGGTTCCGGGATTTTCTTCACTTTTCAATGATGATGAGATCAATCGTTTTATCGAAAAATATCCCGGCCCATGGATGATCAAGCCGCGTTCAGAAGCCTCTGCCACAGGAATCAAAAAAATGCACCATGTGGATGAGCTTTGGGAAACTATTCACAGCCTGGGCGACAAAAGGCATGCATACCTGATTGAACAGTTCAAGCCGGGAGATGTTTATCATGTCGATTCCATATCGTATAACGGCAGGGTTATCTTTTCATGGAACAGTAAATACCTCGCTCCGCCGTTTGATGTAGCGCATGGCGGAGGCATATTCCGTTCTGTTACCGTTCCTTTTGATTCTTCGGAAGAACACGCGCTGGAAACACTGGCAGTGGATTTACTAAAAGCATTCGGATTAAAACACAGTGCCTCACATACCGAAGTGATCCGTTGTTACGATGATGGGAAATACTATTTCCTGGAAACTTCTTCAAGAGTTGGCGGTGCCAATCTCTCTGAAATGGTAGAGGCTTCGTCCGGTATCAATTTATGGAAAGAATGGGCGAAAATGGAGACTGCGGAAGCAAAAGGTGAAAATTATAAACTGCCTCCTGTAAGAAAAGATTATTCGGGGATTATTATATCATTAGCCCGCGTAGAATGGCCGGATCTGTCTGTGTTCCATGATCCTGAAATAGTATGGCGCATGGATGAACCTTATCATGTTGGATTGGTAGTAAGGGCAAAAACGCGTGAAAAAGTAATAGAATTGCTGGATAAATACGCAGAAATCATTCAAAGTGAATACCACGCGTCTGCTCCGGCACCCGATAAACCGTCGCATTGA
- a CDS encoding nuclear transport factor 2 family protein, producing MKRTFLITVCFLLINILSFAQSSDEKAVADAVEKLRVAMLDAKESDLNKLTSADLSYGHSNGLLEDKKEFIRALTSEESNFTRIEITEQTIKISGDIALVRHKLMGDTHNKGKDPAPVKLGIFMVWQKSKGDWLLIGRQAFKLP from the coding sequence ATGAAAAGGACATTCTTAATTACTGTTTGTTTCTTATTAATCAATATCCTGTCTTTTGCACAAAGCAGTGATGAAAAAGCAGTGGCTGACGCCGTGGAAAAACTTCGGGTTGCAATGTTGGATGCTAAAGAATCCGATTTAAATAAACTTACTTCTGCTGATTTGTCTTACGGGCATTCCAATGGTTTACTGGAAGATAAAAAGGAATTTATCCGTGCTCTGACCAGTGAAGAATCAAATTTTACGCGAATTGAGATTACTGAGCAAACCATCAAAATCTCGGGTGATATTGCACTGGTACGGCACAAGCTCATGGGAGATACGCATAACAAAGGCAAAGACCCTGCTCCGGTAAAACTGGGTATTTTTATGGTTTGGCAAAAATCGAAGGGAGATTGGTTATTGATAGGACGTCAGGCGTTTAAATTACCCTGA
- a CDS encoding MFS transporter, with product MENQMTKYRWRVVALLFTATTINYLDRQVLGLLKPTLEAEFGWKESDFSHIVMAFQAAYAISLIGFGAIIDRIGTKMGYIISVVVWSLAALLHAVATGTFSFGFMRALLGLGEAGNFPVAIKATAEWFPKKERALATGIFNSGANIGAVVAPIMVPWILGAYGWQEAFLITGAVGFVWLFFWWRYYEVPAKQKSLSEAEFDYIHSDNEPDTSKEEPVKWLDLFKIRQTWAFVFGKMLTDPIWWFFLYWLPSYFAEAFKLNLSKPSLELVIVYTATTIGSIGGGYLSGYLIKKGWPIFRARKMSMLFFAILVTPIMLAQYTTNIWQAVFLISLAAAAHQAWSANIFTTASDMFPKKAVSSVVGIGGMAGSVGGILFPLLVGIILDNYKAAGNIGGGYNIIFIICGFAYLLAWGVMHLFAPKMEQVKI from the coding sequence ATGGAAAACCAGATGACGAAATACCGATGGCGCGTTGTGGCATTGCTTTTCACTGCTACAACGATCAATTATCTGGACCGACAAGTACTTGGCCTTCTTAAACCAACTTTGGAAGCGGAATTTGGCTGGAAAGAAAGTGATTTCAGCCACATCGTTATGGCATTCCAGGCGGCTTATGCCATTTCTTTAATTGGTTTTGGAGCTATAATTGACCGCATTGGTACCAAAATGGGTTACATCATTTCTGTTGTGGTTTGGAGTTTGGCGGCGCTTCTGCATGCGGTGGCCACGGGCACTTTCAGTTTTGGGTTTATGAGGGCGTTATTAGGCCTTGGAGAAGCTGGTAATTTCCCGGTAGCTATTAAGGCAACTGCGGAATGGTTCCCAAAAAAAGAACGTGCATTGGCAACGGGTATTTTTAATTCAGGAGCCAATATTGGCGCTGTTGTTGCCCCAATTATGGTACCCTGGATTTTGGGTGCTTATGGCTGGCAGGAGGCGTTTTTAATTACCGGAGCAGTAGGATTTGTCTGGCTCTTTTTCTGGTGGAGATATTATGAAGTTCCTGCCAAACAAAAAAGCCTGAGCGAAGCAGAATTTGATTATATCCATAGTGACAATGAACCGGATACAAGTAAAGAAGAACCAGTAAAATGGCTGGACCTTTTCAAAATACGGCAAACCTGGGCATTTGTTTTCGGTAAAATGCTGACTGATCCGATCTGGTGGTTTTTCCTGTACTGGCTGCCTTCCTATTTTGCAGAAGCATTTAAATTAAACTTGTCCAAACCCAGCCTTGAACTTGTAATTGTGTATACCGCAACAACGATCGGCAGTATTGGCGGTGGTTATTTATCAGGATATCTGATTAAAAAAGGTTGGCCGATTTTCCGTGCACGGAAGATGTCCATGCTGTTTTTCGCTATTCTGGTTACACCTATTATGCTCGCCCAGTACACTACCAATATCTGGCAGGCTGTGTTTCTGATCAGTCTGGCGGCAGCTGCACACCAGGCGTGGAGCGCTAATATTTTCACAACAGCTTCGGATATGTTTCCCAAGAAAGCTGTTAGTTCTGTGGTAGGTATCGGCGGAATGGCCGGATCAGTAGGAGGCATTCTTTTTCCGCTTTTAGTTGGGATCATTCTGGACAATTACAAAGCGGCAGGAAATATCGGCGGAGGTTATAATATTATCTTTATTATTTGCGGTTTTGCTTATTTACTGGCCTGGGGTGTGATGCATTTATTTGCTCCAAAAATGGAACAGGTAAAGATTTAA
- a CDS encoding tagaturonate reductase, which translates to MNHLFRENLRQLRNNSDVIVPDDAIFKLPEKVLQFGTGAFLRGLADYAIDKANRQGIFNGRIVVVKSTSEGDLKAFDRQNNLYTICTRGIQEGKPVEENIICSSISRVLSARSQWSLVLDLARNPAISIVISNTTELGIQLIQDDIYQWPPISFPGKLLAFLYARYVAFGGSPDYGVVIIPTELISDNGTKLESIVLELAHRNGLESNFIDWLEQSNSFCNSLVDRIVPGKPDEATKKEMEEELGYEDDLMIITEHYHLWAIEGNESVKKKLSFSEAGSGVIIEPDIELYKELKLRLLNGGHTLGGGLAHLCGFTTVVEAMGNRFFAAYLSNLMENEIASAIPYPLDLKTARNFGRLVLDRFRNHHIQHKWLNITSNYSAKILSRVMPVFVQYDKQFQTNPDYITFGFAAYIYFMKSVKKNGDKYYGLFNGNYYLIQDNKAAYFYQKWLIVSLPEMVHAILKDPFIWGKDLTKTGVIEESVVLYLESIKTNGAMAALKAFMGNMEYA; encoded by the coding sequence ATGAATCATCTTTTTCGTGAAAACCTGCGGCAGCTCCGGAATAATTCCGATGTAATTGTACCGGACGATGCCATTTTCAAACTTCCTGAAAAGGTACTGCAATTTGGGACCGGTGCATTTTTGCGCGGACTGGCAGATTATGCCATCGACAAGGCCAATCGCCAGGGTATTTTTAATGGTCGTATTGTAGTCGTAAAGTCCACCAGTGAAGGTGATTTAAAAGCATTTGACAGGCAGAACAATTTGTATACGATCTGTACAAGAGGGATTCAGGAAGGCAAACCGGTTGAAGAAAATATTATCTGTTCGTCGATAAGCCGTGTGCTTTCTGCCCGGTCGCAATGGTCGCTTGTTTTGGATCTTGCCCGGAATCCGGCAATCAGTATTGTTATTTCCAATACGACCGAACTTGGGATCCAGCTTATCCAGGATGATATTTACCAGTGGCCGCCTATCTCATTTCCAGGCAAATTACTTGCTTTTTTATATGCCCGTTATGTTGCTTTTGGGGGAAGCCCGGATTATGGCGTAGTCATTATTCCAACCGAACTGATATCTGATAACGGAACCAAACTGGAATCCATTGTGCTTGAATTGGCTCACCGGAACGGACTGGAAAGCAATTTTATAGACTGGCTCGAACAAAGTAACTCCTTTTGCAATTCGCTTGTCGACCGCATTGTACCGGGAAAACCGGATGAGGCGACGAAAAAAGAAATGGAAGAAGAACTGGGTTATGAAGATGACCTGATGATTATTACTGAACATTATCATTTATGGGCGATAGAAGGAAATGAAAGTGTAAAAAAGAAATTATCGTTCAGTGAAGCTGGCAGTGGCGTAATTATTGAACCTGATATTGAACTCTATAAAGAACTGAAACTGCGCTTGTTGAATGGAGGACATACACTGGGTGGCGGATTGGCTCATTTGTGTGGCTTTACTACGGTAGTGGAAGCGATGGGAAACAGATTTTTCGCTGCTTATCTGAGTAATCTGATGGAAAATGAAATTGCTTCGGCCATACCCTATCCATTGGATTTAAAAACTGCCCGGAATTTCGGACGGCTCGTTTTAGACAGGTTCAGAAATCATCATATTCAGCATAAATGGCTAAATATTACCTCTAATTATTCGGCAAAAATACTTTCACGGGTTATGCCGGTTTTTGTACAATACGATAAACAGTTTCAGACCAATCCCGATTATATCACCTTTGGCTTTGCAGCTTATATCTATTTTATGAAATCTGTAAAAAAGAATGGCGATAAATATTACGGACTTTTTAATGGCAATTACTATCTGATCCAGGATAATAAAGCAGCTTATTTTTATCAGAAATGGCTGATCGTTTCATTGCCTGAAATGGTTCACGCCATACTGAAAGATCCGTTTATCTGGGGAAAAGACCTGACAAAAACGGGAGTAATCGAAGAAAGTGTCGTCTTGTATCTGGAATCCATAAAAACCAATGGAGCTATGGCCGCGCTGAAAGCATTTATGGGAAACATGGAATATGCCTGA